One genomic region from Tachysurus fulvidraco isolate hzauxx_2018 chromosome 14, HZAU_PFXX_2.0, whole genome shotgun sequence encodes:
- the nexn gene encoding nexilin isoform X2 codes for MAEVMSLENAEHTNEMTHLEDAEESKTQVEEMNSVKEEKETKKVGRTRKRERPQKSSDVGITEVNNMNDVGDLEDEVTEDGANLTDVALKQERLLKTNKPVQKSYIPKMGKGDVKSKFEAMQKVREERNRMRSEEEQKKRKEQYIKERERIRKKQLIQELLASSDEEEEEVKPAKVEKSYVPKIIGSVKGKFAEMEKHREEDQRRKMEEERKKRITQETLEKAKIKKELAKKVEEEGDSSISVRVVPAKSQKQPGKIKMNFEDIEKSRAEEMHKRSEEEKKKRYDENRRSFREAKRSSVSTNQDDEESQGKEKERVTPGKLCLTFEEQEKERQEQQRKQTEEEARRRLQEERKAFEEAKLGMVQDDEDVSSEQAEKEEIRPGKLRLSFEELERQRLEEEHKRVEEERKRRILEERKAFADARKSMNLDEEDDILLAAMSVDDGATPGKLAISFEELERQRREEEQKRKEEEAKRRLEEEKRLFAEARKNMDQDDAVTLGAGEVQDEDDNLVRTESQEAMHPGKLEINFEEMMKMKEEEKRKRKAEARRQKMEMEKKELEQLRQEMGEEEINETTEVVSPEYEELTKLKRTGSIQAKNLKVKFEKIKQLTEEEIQRKIEEERARRKAIDEEIKEREAERCVEDEGEDMKGAVKADDAPFKQKVDMRARFEQMAKAREEEEKRRIEEQKLQRMQFEQQEIDAALQKEREDDDEEEGSVVNGSAVYDEEDDHGRSGAPWFKKPLKNQTVVDSEPVRFTVKITGEPKPEVTWWFEGELLQDCEDYQYIERGETYCLYLPETFPEDEGEYMCKAVNSRGSAASTCILTIETEDY; via the exons ATGGCTGAAGTCATGAGCCTTGAAAACGCAGAGCACACGAACGAAATGACGCACCTAGAAGACGCCGAGGAAAGCAAGACTCAGGTGGAAGAAATGAACTCCGTCAAGGAGGAAAAAGAGACCAAGAAGGTCGGCAGGACGAGAAAGCGAGAACGGCCGCAGAAGAGCTCGGACGTCGGCATCACCGAGGTGAACAACATGAACGACGTCGGGGATCTGGAGGACGAGGTGACGGAGGACGGAGCCAACCTGACAGACGTTGCGCTAAAACAAGAG AGACTTCTCAAGACCAACAAACCGGTGCAGAAGAGCTACATCCCGAAAATGGGCAAAGGAGACGTGAAGAGCAAGTTTGAGGCCATGCAGAAGGTCAGAGAGGAGAGGAACCGCATGAGGAGCGAGGAGGAGCAAAAGAAACGCAAGGAGCAGTACATCAAAGAGCGGGAGAGGATCCGCAAAAAGCAGTTG ATACAAGAGCTGCTCGCCTCCAgcgacgaggaggaggaggaagtaaAACCGGCCAAAGTTGAGAAGTCCTACGTCCCAAAGATCATCG GCAGCGTGAAGGGGAAATTTGCTGAGATGGAGAAGCATAGAGAGGAAGACCAGAGGAGGAagatggaggaagagaggaagaagcGCATCACTCAGGAGACCTTGGAGAAGGCCAAGATTAAGAAGGAGTTAGCCAAGAAGGTGGAGGAG GAAGGAGACAGCAGCATCTCGGTGCGAGTCGTTCCAGCCAAATCGCAGAAGCAACCTGGGAAGATCAAAATGAATTTCGAGGACATCGAGAAGAGCCGAGCGGAGGAGATGCACAAGAGGAgcgaggaggaaaagaagaagagataCGACGAGAACCGGCGCTCGTTTAGAGAGGCCAAGCGAAGCTCCGTTTCCACAAACCAG GACGATGAGGAGAGCCAGGGGAAAGAGAAGGAGCGCGTGACTCCAGGTAAGCTGTGTCTGACGTTCGAGGAGCAGGAGAAGGAGCGGCAGGAGCAGCAAAGGAAGCAGACTGAGGAGGAGGCCAGGAGGAGGCTCCAGGAGGAGAGGAAAGCTTTTGAGGAGGCCAAACTGGGAATg GTTCAGGACGACGAGGACGTGTCCAGCGAGCAGGCTGAAAAGGAAGAGATCCGACCGGGAAAACTGAGGCTCAGCTTTGAGGAGCTGGAACGACAGCGACTGGAGGAGGAACACAAACGCGtggaggaagaaaggaagagacgCATCCTGGAGGAGAGGAAGGCGTTCGCCGACGCCAGGAAGAGCATG AATCTAGACGAAGAAGATGACATCCTGCTGGCAGCCATGAGCGTGGACGATGGGGCCACACCAGGAAAACTAGCCATCAGCTTCGAGGAACTGGAGAGGCAGAGACGTGAGGAAGAGCAGAAGAGAAAGGAGGAAGAGGCCAAGCGTCGcctggaggaggagaagaggctGTTCGCGGAGGCTCGTAAGAATATG GATCAGGACGACGCTGTGACGCTCGGTGCCGGAGAA GTGCAGGATGAGGACGACAACCTGGTGAGGACGGAGTCACAGGAAGCGATGCATCCTGGGAAACTGGAGATCAATTTTGaggagatgatgaagatgaaagaggaggagaagcgGAAAAGGAAGGCGGAGGCACGGCGTCagaagatggagatggagaagaAAGAGTTAGAGCAGCTGCGTCAGGAGATGGGCGAG gaggaGATCAACGAGACGACGGAGGTGGTGAGCCCCGAGTATGAAGAGTTGACAAAACTGAAGAGAACCGGCTCCATCCAGGCCAAGAACCTGAAGGTGAAGTTTGAGAAGATCAAGCAGCTCACAGAGGAGGAGATCCAGAGGAAGATCGAGGAGGAGAGAGCAAGAAGAAAGGCCATCGATGAGGAGATCAAAGAGAGGGAAGCCGAGCGCTGTGTGGAG GATGAGGGCGAGGACATGAAGGGTGCTGTGAAAGCGGACGACGCTCCATTCAAGCAGAAAGTGGACATGCGTGCACGGTTCGAGCAGATGGCCAAAGCACgtgaggaggaggaaaagaggaGGATCGAAGAGCAGAAGCTCCAGAGGATGCAGTTTGAACAGCAGGAAATCGACGCTGCTCTCCAAAAA gaaagagaggatgatgatgaagaggaaggCAGTGTTGTGAATGGGTCTGCAGTCTACGACGAGGAGGATGATCACGGCCGCTCGGGCGCCCCATGGTTCAAAAAGCCTCTGAAGAACCAGACGGTGGTGGACTCGGAGCCAGTACGCTTCACAGTTAAGATCACAGGCGAGcccaagcctgaggtgacgtgGTGGTTTGAGGGTGAGCTCCTCCAGGACTGTGAGGATTATCAGTATATCGAGCGAGGTGAGACCTACTGCCTCTACCTGCCCGAGACCTTCCCCGAGGACGAGGGCGAGTACATGTGCAAGGCTGTGAACAGCCGTGGCAGCGCCGCCAGCACGTGTATCCTCACTATCGAAA ctgaGGACTACTGA
- the nexn gene encoding nexilin isoform X3, whose translation MAEVMSLENAEHTNEMTHLEDAEESKTQVEEMNSVKEEKETKKVGRTRKRERPQKSSDVGITEVNNMNDVGDLEDEVTEDGANLTDVALKQERLLKTNKPVQKSYIPKMGKGDVKSKFEAMQKVREERNRMRSEEEQKKRKEQYIKERERIRKKQLIQELLASSDEEEEEVKPAKVEKSYVPKIIGSVKGKFAEMEKHREEDQRRKMEEERKKRITQETLEKAKIKKELAKKVEEEGDSSISVRVVPAKSQKQPGKIKMNFEDIEKSRAEEMHKRSEEEKKKRYDENRRSFREAKRSSVSTNQDDEESQGKEKERVTPGKLCLTFEEQEKERQEQQRKQTEEEARRRLQEERKAFEEAKLGMVQDDEDVSSEQAEKEEIRPGKLRLSFEELERQRLEEEHKRVEEERKRRILEERKAFADARKSMNLDEEDDILLAAMSVDDGATPGKLAISFEELERQRREEEQKRKEEEAKRRLEEEKRLFAEARKNMDQDDAVTLGAGEVQDEDDNLVRTESQEAMHPGKLEINFEEMMKMKEEEKRKRKAEARRQKMEMEKKELEQLRQEMGEEINETTEVVSPEYEELTKLKRTGSIQAKNLKVKFEKIKQLTEEEIQRKIEEERARRKAIDEEIKEREAERCVEDEGEDMKGAVKADDAPFKQKVDMRARFEQMAKAREEEEKRRIEEQKLQRMQFEQQEIDAALQKEREDDDEEEGSVVNGSAVYDEEDDHGRSGAPWFKKPLKNQTVVDSEPVRFTVKITGEPKPEVTWWFEGELLQDCEDYQYIERGETYCLYLPETFPEDEGEYMCKAVNSRGSAASTCILTIETEDY comes from the exons ATGGCTGAAGTCATGAGCCTTGAAAACGCAGAGCACACGAACGAAATGACGCACCTAGAAGACGCCGAGGAAAGCAAGACTCAGGTGGAAGAAATGAACTCCGTCAAGGAGGAAAAAGAGACCAAGAAGGTCGGCAGGACGAGAAAGCGAGAACGGCCGCAGAAGAGCTCGGACGTCGGCATCACCGAGGTGAACAACATGAACGACGTCGGGGATCTGGAGGACGAGGTGACGGAGGACGGAGCCAACCTGACAGACGTTGCGCTAAAACAAGAG AGACTTCTCAAGACCAACAAACCGGTGCAGAAGAGCTACATCCCGAAAATGGGCAAAGGAGACGTGAAGAGCAAGTTTGAGGCCATGCAGAAGGTCAGAGAGGAGAGGAACCGCATGAGGAGCGAGGAGGAGCAAAAGAAACGCAAGGAGCAGTACATCAAAGAGCGGGAGAGGATCCGCAAAAAGCAGTTG ATACAAGAGCTGCTCGCCTCCAgcgacgaggaggaggaggaagtaaAACCGGCCAAAGTTGAGAAGTCCTACGTCCCAAAGATCATCG GCAGCGTGAAGGGGAAATTTGCTGAGATGGAGAAGCATAGAGAGGAAGACCAGAGGAGGAagatggaggaagagaggaagaagcGCATCACTCAGGAGACCTTGGAGAAGGCCAAGATTAAGAAGGAGTTAGCCAAGAAGGTGGAGGAG GAAGGAGACAGCAGCATCTCGGTGCGAGTCGTTCCAGCCAAATCGCAGAAGCAACCTGGGAAGATCAAAATGAATTTCGAGGACATCGAGAAGAGCCGAGCGGAGGAGATGCACAAGAGGAgcgaggaggaaaagaagaagagataCGACGAGAACCGGCGCTCGTTTAGAGAGGCCAAGCGAAGCTCCGTTTCCACAAACCAG GACGATGAGGAGAGCCAGGGGAAAGAGAAGGAGCGCGTGACTCCAGGTAAGCTGTGTCTGACGTTCGAGGAGCAGGAGAAGGAGCGGCAGGAGCAGCAAAGGAAGCAGACTGAGGAGGAGGCCAGGAGGAGGCTCCAGGAGGAGAGGAAAGCTTTTGAGGAGGCCAAACTGGGAATg GTTCAGGACGACGAGGACGTGTCCAGCGAGCAGGCTGAAAAGGAAGAGATCCGACCGGGAAAACTGAGGCTCAGCTTTGAGGAGCTGGAACGACAGCGACTGGAGGAGGAACACAAACGCGtggaggaagaaaggaagagacgCATCCTGGAGGAGAGGAAGGCGTTCGCCGACGCCAGGAAGAGCATG AATCTAGACGAAGAAGATGACATCCTGCTGGCAGCCATGAGCGTGGACGATGGGGCCACACCAGGAAAACTAGCCATCAGCTTCGAGGAACTGGAGAGGCAGAGACGTGAGGAAGAGCAGAAGAGAAAGGAGGAAGAGGCCAAGCGTCGcctggaggaggagaagaggctGTTCGCGGAGGCTCGTAAGAATATG GATCAGGACGACGCTGTGACGCTCGGTGCCGGAGAA GTGCAGGATGAGGACGACAACCTGGTGAGGACGGAGTCACAGGAAGCGATGCATCCTGGGAAACTGGAGATCAATTTTGaggagatgatgaagatgaaagaggaggagaagcgGAAAAGGAAGGCGGAGGCACGGCGTCagaagatggagatggagaagaAAGAGTTAGAGCAGCTGCGTCAGGAGATGGGCGAG gaGATCAACGAGACGACGGAGGTGGTGAGCCCCGAGTATGAAGAGTTGACAAAACTGAAGAGAACCGGCTCCATCCAGGCCAAGAACCTGAAGGTGAAGTTTGAGAAGATCAAGCAGCTCACAGAGGAGGAGATCCAGAGGAAGATCGAGGAGGAGAGAGCAAGAAGAAAGGCCATCGATGAGGAGATCAAAGAGAGGGAAGCCGAGCGCTGTGTGGAG GATGAGGGCGAGGACATGAAGGGTGCTGTGAAAGCGGACGACGCTCCATTCAAGCAGAAAGTGGACATGCGTGCACGGTTCGAGCAGATGGCCAAAGCACgtgaggaggaggaaaagaggaGGATCGAAGAGCAGAAGCTCCAGAGGATGCAGTTTGAACAGCAGGAAATCGACGCTGCTCTCCAAAAA gaaagagaggatgatgatgaagaggaaggCAGTGTTGTGAATGGGTCTGCAGTCTACGACGAGGAGGATGATCACGGCCGCTCGGGCGCCCCATGGTTCAAAAAGCCTCTGAAGAACCAGACGGTGGTGGACTCGGAGCCAGTACGCTTCACAGTTAAGATCACAGGCGAGcccaagcctgaggtgacgtgGTGGTTTGAGGGTGAGCTCCTCCAGGACTGTGAGGATTATCAGTATATCGAGCGAGGTGAGACCTACTGCCTCTACCTGCCCGAGACCTTCCCCGAGGACGAGGGCGAGTACATGTGCAAGGCTGTGAACAGCCGTGGCAGCGCCGCCAGCACGTGTATCCTCACTATCGAAA ctgaGGACTACTGA
- the nexn gene encoding nexilin isoform X4 — protein MAEVMSLENAEHTNEMTHLEDAEESKTQVEEMNSVKEEKETKKVGRTRKRERPQKSSDVGITEVNNMNDVGDLEDEVTEDGANLTDVALKQERLLKTNKPVQKSYIPKMGKGDVKSKFEAMQKVREERNRMRSEEEQKKRKEQYIKERERIRKKQLIQELLASSDEEEEEVKPAKVEKSYVPKIIGSVKGKFAEMEKHREEDQRRKMEEERKKRITQETLEKAKIKKELAKKVEEEGDSSISVRVVPAKSQKQPGKIKMNFEDIEKSRAEEMHKRSEEEKKKRYDENRRSFREAKRSSVSTNQDDEESQGKEKERVTPGKLCLTFEEQEKERQEQQRKQTEEEARRRLQEERKAFEEAKLGMVQDDEDVSSEQAEKEEIRPGKLRLSFEELERQRLEEEHKRVEEERKRRILEERKAFADARKSMNLDEEDDILLAAMSVDDGATPGKLAISFEELERQRREEEQKRKEEEAKRRLEEEKRLFAEARKNMVQDEDDNLVRTESQEAMHPGKLEINFEEMMKMKEEEKRKRKAEARRQKMEMEKKELEQLRQEMGEEEINETTEVVSPEYEELTKLKRTGSIQAKNLKVKFEKIKQLTEEEIQRKIEEERARRKAIDEEIKEREAERCVEDEGEDMKGAVKADDAPFKQKVDMRARFEQMAKAREEEEKRRIEEQKLQRMQFEQQEIDAALQKEREDDDEEEGSVVNGSAVYDEEDDHGRSGAPWFKKPLKNQTVVDSEPVRFTVKITGEPKPEVTWWFEGELLQDCEDYQYIERGETYCLYLPETFPEDEGEYMCKAVNSRGSAASTCILTIETEDY, from the exons ATGGCTGAAGTCATGAGCCTTGAAAACGCAGAGCACACGAACGAAATGACGCACCTAGAAGACGCCGAGGAAAGCAAGACTCAGGTGGAAGAAATGAACTCCGTCAAGGAGGAAAAAGAGACCAAGAAGGTCGGCAGGACGAGAAAGCGAGAACGGCCGCAGAAGAGCTCGGACGTCGGCATCACCGAGGTGAACAACATGAACGACGTCGGGGATCTGGAGGACGAGGTGACGGAGGACGGAGCCAACCTGACAGACGTTGCGCTAAAACAAGAG AGACTTCTCAAGACCAACAAACCGGTGCAGAAGAGCTACATCCCGAAAATGGGCAAAGGAGACGTGAAGAGCAAGTTTGAGGCCATGCAGAAGGTCAGAGAGGAGAGGAACCGCATGAGGAGCGAGGAGGAGCAAAAGAAACGCAAGGAGCAGTACATCAAAGAGCGGGAGAGGATCCGCAAAAAGCAGTTG ATACAAGAGCTGCTCGCCTCCAgcgacgaggaggaggaggaagtaaAACCGGCCAAAGTTGAGAAGTCCTACGTCCCAAAGATCATCG GCAGCGTGAAGGGGAAATTTGCTGAGATGGAGAAGCATAGAGAGGAAGACCAGAGGAGGAagatggaggaagagaggaagaagcGCATCACTCAGGAGACCTTGGAGAAGGCCAAGATTAAGAAGGAGTTAGCCAAGAAGGTGGAGGAG GAAGGAGACAGCAGCATCTCGGTGCGAGTCGTTCCAGCCAAATCGCAGAAGCAACCTGGGAAGATCAAAATGAATTTCGAGGACATCGAGAAGAGCCGAGCGGAGGAGATGCACAAGAGGAgcgaggaggaaaagaagaagagataCGACGAGAACCGGCGCTCGTTTAGAGAGGCCAAGCGAAGCTCCGTTTCCACAAACCAG GACGATGAGGAGAGCCAGGGGAAAGAGAAGGAGCGCGTGACTCCAGGTAAGCTGTGTCTGACGTTCGAGGAGCAGGAGAAGGAGCGGCAGGAGCAGCAAAGGAAGCAGACTGAGGAGGAGGCCAGGAGGAGGCTCCAGGAGGAGAGGAAAGCTTTTGAGGAGGCCAAACTGGGAATg GTTCAGGACGACGAGGACGTGTCCAGCGAGCAGGCTGAAAAGGAAGAGATCCGACCGGGAAAACTGAGGCTCAGCTTTGAGGAGCTGGAACGACAGCGACTGGAGGAGGAACACAAACGCGtggaggaagaaaggaagagacgCATCCTGGAGGAGAGGAAGGCGTTCGCCGACGCCAGGAAGAGCATG AATCTAGACGAAGAAGATGACATCCTGCTGGCAGCCATGAGCGTGGACGATGGGGCCACACCAGGAAAACTAGCCATCAGCTTCGAGGAACTGGAGAGGCAGAGACGTGAGGAAGAGCAGAAGAGAAAGGAGGAAGAGGCCAAGCGTCGcctggaggaggagaagaggctGTTCGCGGAGGCTCGTAAGAATATG GTGCAGGATGAGGACGACAACCTGGTGAGGACGGAGTCACAGGAAGCGATGCATCCTGGGAAACTGGAGATCAATTTTGaggagatgatgaagatgaaagaggaggagaagcgGAAAAGGAAGGCGGAGGCACGGCGTCagaagatggagatggagaagaAAGAGTTAGAGCAGCTGCGTCAGGAGATGGGCGAG gaggaGATCAACGAGACGACGGAGGTGGTGAGCCCCGAGTATGAAGAGTTGACAAAACTGAAGAGAACCGGCTCCATCCAGGCCAAGAACCTGAAGGTGAAGTTTGAGAAGATCAAGCAGCTCACAGAGGAGGAGATCCAGAGGAAGATCGAGGAGGAGAGAGCAAGAAGAAAGGCCATCGATGAGGAGATCAAAGAGAGGGAAGCCGAGCGCTGTGTGGAG GATGAGGGCGAGGACATGAAGGGTGCTGTGAAAGCGGACGACGCTCCATTCAAGCAGAAAGTGGACATGCGTGCACGGTTCGAGCAGATGGCCAAAGCACgtgaggaggaggaaaagaggaGGATCGAAGAGCAGAAGCTCCAGAGGATGCAGTTTGAACAGCAGGAAATCGACGCTGCTCTCCAAAAA gaaagagaggatgatgatgaagaggaaggCAGTGTTGTGAATGGGTCTGCAGTCTACGACGAGGAGGATGATCACGGCCGCTCGGGCGCCCCATGGTTCAAAAAGCCTCTGAAGAACCAGACGGTGGTGGACTCGGAGCCAGTACGCTTCACAGTTAAGATCACAGGCGAGcccaagcctgaggtgacgtgGTGGTTTGAGGGTGAGCTCCTCCAGGACTGTGAGGATTATCAGTATATCGAGCGAGGTGAGACCTACTGCCTCTACCTGCCCGAGACCTTCCCCGAGGACGAGGGCGAGTACATGTGCAAGGCTGTGAACAGCCGTGGCAGCGCCGCCAGCACGTGTATCCTCACTATCGAAA ctgaGGACTACTGA